One window of Paenibacillus sp. JQZ6Y-1 genomic DNA carries:
- a CDS encoding MurR/RpiR family transcriptional regulator, producing MNGGLVRLREIIHTITPSERKVASFILEQPKRLVGMSVAQLAEQSGGSQAAVIRLCKSAGFKGYQELMLKVAGDLQEQSQPQSGYQEINPDDSIERIIENVSANNIQSIRDTIKILNPASIEQAVQALLQAKRIFFFGIGASNLIATDAQHKFLRINKTCFAFADADLQLISSVMLTPDDTVVGISYSGKTPVTVECMKIAREAGARTISITRYGNTPVGSLADIPLHISSTENEIRSGATSSRITQLNVIDILYLAVASRDYEQSVTYLEKSRNVVRKSKR from the coding sequence ATGAATGGCGGATTAGTCCGATTACGGGAAATTATTCATACGATCACCCCATCCGAGCGCAAGGTAGCCAGCTTTATTTTGGAGCAACCAAAACGGTTAGTCGGCATGTCGGTGGCACAGCTCGCCGAACAGAGTGGTGGCAGTCAGGCAGCAGTCATCCGACTGTGCAAATCCGCTGGGTTCAAGGGCTATCAGGAGCTGATGCTCAAGGTTGCTGGCGATTTGCAGGAGCAGAGCCAGCCGCAGAGCGGCTATCAGGAGATTAACCCGGATGATTCAATTGAGCGCATCATTGAGAACGTATCCGCCAACAATATTCAGTCCATTCGCGATACTATCAAAATCCTCAATCCTGCCAGCATTGAGCAGGCTGTACAGGCATTGCTGCAAGCGAAGCGTATTTTCTTCTTTGGCATTGGTGCTTCCAACCTGATCGCGACCGATGCCCAGCATAAGTTTCTGCGGATTAACAAAACCTGCTTCGCCTTCGCGGATGCCGACCTACAGCTGATCTCCTCCGTGATGCTAACCCCAGATGATACCGTTGTGGGCATCTCGTATTCTGGTAAAACTCCAGTGACCGTAGAGTGTATGAAGATCGCCCGCGAAGCTGGTGCGCGTACTATCTCCATCACGCGCTATGGCAATACTCCTGTCGGCAGTCTAGCAGACATCCCGCTGCATATCTCTTCTACCGAAAATGAAATCCGTAGCGGCGCGACTTCCTCCCGCATCACACAGCTAAATGTGATCGATATTCTGTATCTCGCTGTCGCCAGTCGCGACTATGAGCAATCCGTTACCTATTTAGAGAAAAGCCGCAACGTGGTGCGTAAGAGCAAGCGCTGA
- the folE gene encoding GTP cyclohydrolase I FolE: MAGIKDYTNLKVGEHRDQIEYHIKEILNLIGEDTEREGLLETPARVTRMYEEIFAGYSVDPREALGVTFDENHQEMVIVKDIVYYSQCEHHMAPFFGKVHIGYVPSGKIAGLSKFARLVEAVSRRLQVQERITTQIADILDEVLHPTGVMVVVEGEHLCMCARGVKKPGSKTITSAVRGGFRHDAPLRAEFMSLIRNH, from the coding sequence ATGGCTGGCATTAAGGACTATACCAATCTGAAGGTCGGTGAACACCGCGACCAGATTGAATACCATATCAAAGAAATCCTGAACCTGATCGGTGAGGATACAGAACGTGAAGGGCTGCTGGAAACGCCTGCGCGGGTAACACGCATGTACGAGGAGATTTTTGCTGGATACAGCGTCGATCCGCGCGAGGCGCTCGGCGTTACGTTTGACGAGAATCATCAGGAGATGGTTATCGTAAAGGATATCGTGTATTACAGCCAGTGCGAACACCATATGGCACCTTTCTTTGGCAAGGTTCATATCGGCTACGTACCAAGCGGCAAAATCGCTGGTCTGAGCAAATTCGCTCGTCTTGTCGAGGCGGTCAGCCGCCGTCTGCAAGTACAGGAGCGCATCACTACACAGATCGCCGATATTCTGGATGAAGTGCTGCACCCAACCGGTGTCATGGTCGTCGTGGAAGGTGAGCATCTGTGCATGTGCGCACGCGGCGTCAAAAAGCCGGGTAGCAAAACGATCACATCTGCTGTCCGTGGTGGCTTCCGTCATGATGCTCCACTGCGTGCAGAGTTTATGTCTTTGATTCGGAATCATTAA
- a CDS encoding phage tail protein, whose product MADPFIGEIRMFAFGTIPQGWIQCNGQLLAIASNTALFSLLSITYGGDGRTTFGVPDLRGCVPVHPSANIALGKSGGEIAHALTINEMPTHNHMLQVSDATSTSKTPKDNFLAATTTANSYAAGATSNAAMTASTISTAGAGAPHTNMQPYLTFSFCIATIGIYPPHP is encoded by the coding sequence ATGGCAGATCCTTTTATTGGCGAGATTCGAATGTTTGCTTTTGGAACGATTCCGCAGGGCTGGATTCAGTGTAATGGGCAATTGTTAGCAATCGCAAGCAATACAGCTTTATTTTCTCTTTTATCAATTACGTATGGTGGAGATGGGAGAACTACTTTTGGTGTACCTGATTTGCGTGGATGTGTTCCGGTACACCCAAGTGCAAATATTGCGTTGGGCAAATCAGGTGGGGAAATAGCTCATGCGCTTACAATAAATGAGATGCCGACTCATAATCATATGTTACAGGTCAGTGATGCGACTTCGACTAGTAAAACGCCAAAAGATAATTTTCTTGCAGCAACGACAACGGCGAATTCGTATGCAGCCGGAGCGACTTCGAATGCTGCTATGACGGCAAGTACAATCAGTACGGCTGGAGCCGGTGCTCCACATACCAATATGCAGCCTTATCTTACATTCAGTTTCTGTATTGCGACAATCGGGATATATCCTCCTCATCCTTAA
- a CDS encoding phage tail protein gives MDAYVGEIRLFAGNYAPAGWLMCNGQELSMPNYQLLYAVIGSEFGGNGSTVFNVPNLSGKAPVHRGQGTGLTNYPFASTGGSDTVTLDSSHIPSHTHTVHALGSTSNAGTPKDMMWAVIPKSGQISAYSGTSNTTLSPLTIGVAGGGQAHNNMQPYVAINYIICYEGIFPNLNS, from the coding sequence ATGGATGCTTACGTTGGCGAGATTCGTTTATTTGCAGGCAATTATGCACCGGCAGGTTGGTTAATGTGTAACGGTCAAGAGCTTTCGATGCCTAACTATCAATTGCTATATGCTGTTATTGGAAGTGAATTTGGAGGTAATGGAAGTACTGTTTTTAATGTGCCTAATTTGAGCGGCAAAGCGCCCGTTCATAGAGGACAAGGTACTGGATTAACAAATTACCCATTTGCAAGTACAGGTGGTTCTGATACAGTCACTCTAGATAGTTCCCACATACCGAGTCATACACATACTGTCCATGCACTAGGTTCAACATCGAATGCAGGGACACCCAAAGATATGATGTGGGCTGTTATTCCCAAATCTGGTCAAATCTCAGCGTATAGCGGTACAAGCAATACGACATTAAGTCCATTGACGATAGGAGTTGCAGGCGGCGGTCAAGCACATAATAATATGCAGCCGTATGTAGCCATTAATTATATTATTTGTTACGAGGGTATCTTTCCTAATCTGAACTCTTGA
- a CDS encoding phage tail protein encodes MSDQYLGEIRMFAGAGGTRVPAGWSFCDGKLLSVNENQALFALIGNVYGGDGKTTFALPDLRGRVPIHAGTSPKSAMTYNLGSSGGAETATISEIQLPAHTHAVNVVDGSGKATTANPGNTVLPATSLVNFYMTPPATPTVVNMNTASVTTTGGSVAHSNIMPYVTIGFIIALQGIYPTPS; translated from the coding sequence ATGAGCGATCAGTATCTTGGTGAGATTCGTATGTTTGCAGGGGCAGGAGGAACGAGAGTTCCTGCAGGTTGGTCATTTTGCGATGGTAAGCTATTAAGTGTGAATGAAAACCAAGCTTTATTTGCATTAATAGGCAATGTGTATGGTGGAGATGGTAAAACCACTTTTGCATTGCCAGATTTGCGTGGACGCGTGCCTATTCATGCAGGTACTTCACCAAAGTCAGCAATGACGTATAATCTTGGGAGTTCTGGTGGGGCTGAGACGGCAACGATATCGGAAATCCAATTGCCTGCACATACGCATGCTGTAAATGTAGTAGATGGGTCGGGGAAGGCAACGACGGCTAATCCGGGCAATACGGTTCTTCCTGCCACTTCATTAGTGAATTTCTATATGACACCTCCTGCGACACCTACAGTGGTCAATATGAATACTGCAAGTGTTACAACAACGGGGGGGAGTGTGGCTCATAGCAATATAATGCCATATGTAACAATAGGTTTTATCATCGCGTTACAAGGAATTTATCCAACACCTTCATAA
- a CDS encoding GNAT family N-acetyltransferase, giving the protein MLIFTEATQQNEVFLFEVFKSTKMEQFIPMNMPEEQLEVLMHMQFRAQQMSYRSHYPSAHHELIMIQDQQAGYIITDQHGDEIRLVFIALLPHFRNQGYGTSILEQLQNKAGVISLQVDEHNPARYLYRKLGFIEQSLASPYVWMQWQRQ; this is encoded by the coding sequence ATGCTCATATTCACGGAAGCAACACAACAGAATGAGGTTTTCTTGTTTGAAGTATTCAAAAGCACCAAAATGGAACAATTTATACCAATGAATATGCCAGAAGAACAGCTTGAAGTGCTCATGCATATGCAGTTTCGTGCACAGCAAATGTCTTATCGCAGTCATTACCCGTCAGCGCATCATGAACTAATTATGATTCAGGATCAGCAAGCGGGCTACATAATTACGGATCAGCATGGGGATGAGATCCGACTTGTTTTTATTGCACTGTTGCCACACTTCCGTAATCAAGGATATGGCACATCTATACTTGAACAATTGCAGAACAAAGCTGGGGTTATTTCACTGCAAGTGGATGAGCACAATCCTGCCAGATATTTATATCGTAAGCTCGGTTTTATCGAACAATCACTAGCATCTCCTTATGTATGGATGCAGTGGCAACGACAGTAA
- a CDS encoding YneF family protein, which yields MWWNWVIPIVTLIVGLVGGFFIGAYYLRKQLEKMQSDPQMLQKMAKQMGYNLNAKQMQQAQQMMKNGGGPQQKGGKPQMPPMGRGNQGKRRR from the coding sequence ATGTGGTGGAACTGGGTCATACCGATTGTGACTCTGATTGTAGGTCTTGTCGGGGGATTCTTTATCGGTGCGTACTACTTGCGCAAACAGCTTGAGAAAATGCAGAGCGATCCGCAAATGCTGCAAAAAATGGCGAAGCAAATGGGCTACAACCTGAATGCGAAGCAAATGCAGCAAGCACAGCAAATGATGAAAAACGGTGGCGGTCCACAACAAAAAGGTGGCAAACCACAAATGCCTCCAATGGGACGCGGCAATCAAGGCAAACGCAGAAGATAA
- a CDS encoding Ig-like domain-containing protein gives MEKWLKVSLIRVLCVLLVISPFPWAAHTSYAATLSYAQLGSHDFEAGYTSYPDDYLYMGGTSGNAKVSHSFAVYNVPSSFPASGNKAVLSLKVNQIQDNNDGYPPILQVWQYTSATTFNVNDNNAWPASMSALQNDSRFTLLDTKNSDVVKAGATLQFDVDSAVKANAGGSVKFLITGPASSVSSGSQNMIIVTDAPQIIEIAGGAPASAAQSTVSASPTTVTADGTSSSTITVTVKDASSNVLSGKTVTLGKGTSNSTISPASQTTNASGVATFTVTNTKAEQATYTASVAADSVTINQTAIVNFQPGAISASTSTVTTSKANVVADNSDSATISVTLKDANNNAISGQSVTLSQGSGSSTITATQGTTDATGVATFAVKSTKAEGVTYTAMAGGVTVTATATVTFNAGTTNAGLSTITASKANVIANNTDSATITVTLKDGNNNVVSNKVVTLSQGSGSSTITATQGTTDTSGVATFTVKSTKAESVTYTASVASDNVTITPTTSVTFQPGAVSASQSTVGVSKNSVFADGTDSSSVTVTLKDSNSNPISGKNVTLSQGSGSSTINPSTAVTTNANGQAVFTVTNTKKESVTYTATDTDDSITITQTGNVTFTAGAVNAAASSVVASKSTATADGIDSATITVTLKDGNGNAINDRAVTLSQGSGSSTITATQGTTDANGVATFQVTSTKAERVTYTAIAGGVTLTATAGITFQPGAVSDFASIVQVSKSNVAADGTDSSTVTVTLMDEYNNPIAGKSVILSQGSGSSAISPSTGVTTDANGQSSFTVTNMKAETVTYTAKDTTDNVTLTTTKTVTFDPGAVDGALSNVAISKTTVAADNTDTATITVTLRDNQNNAISGKAVTLSQGSGSSTITAIQGTSDANGVATFTVKSTKAEGVTYTAIAGNVTLTLHPVPVTFTPGAASAATSQISASKASVAANGSDSVTITVTVKDTNGNVIAGHTVKLQQGSGSSLVTPSEATTNVDGVATFVVTNTKTENVIYTANVLNENITLSQTVNVNFLSSNANLSSVQLSEGVLIPIFTPSQTSYMASVQNDVYRITFTPTAADLNATIRINGNAVQSGMASTPIELQTGTNTVVIEVLAADGQTTKTYTIQVMREPNKDARLKALNGTPTAITPAFDPAITQYTVNVANNVEQYSVQADVYNPLSTLTVTGATYDSSTNVYSTNLQVGTNTISLKVTAQDGQTSTDYTVNVIRADALTEVKNALNNLTIGYTGNDSWEFVTRDLILPTTQDGLPVTWISNQSQVVQSNGAVTQLASDEATVILTATIQHNGAQLSRTFLVVVKPQGLRIVSSEVTRNVPIRIGDNGADIEQTPITRKLLSDGNKIDKVVAGASQLNSALQAAMTNNESKVRIVATDVPNDPASEVTIDVPSTSYETLANKVDLNLDTEFAGVILSKSTLSQLQTAGQSLFFRFVPIRDAGEVSQVANQALNDPIVKQTVSTGTVAQVGTPMMIETNYNSYNTTLLFPASKLNLPTGTPAQQAAYAAGLYVYIQHSDGEIALQKGTVQTAANGQVEGITINISKFSTFTILHVEPKRSSSGGGGGGGGGTTPAPTPTPSNPSTPTQPSTPAQPGTMGEHTAYINGYPNHTFRPAQTTTRAELAAMLWRVMQANGSSAVTSTSARYSDVPGTHWASDAIRQLQAQQIMMGVSADRFAPNRPLTRAEFATLAVRWQKLTSTGAATASFSDVNGHWAASNIAILVQTGIVKGYSDGTFRPNEGVTRAELVTMMNRLLKRGPLTGVTTSTWSDVPATHWAFGDIEEASLSHSYEIQSDGTEKWISK, from the coding sequence ATGGAAAAATGGTTGAAGGTATCTTTGATACGAGTACTCTGTGTGCTACTCGTTATTAGTCCATTCCCATGGGCGGCGCATACTTCGTATGCGGCCACTCTCAGTTATGCACAATTAGGTTCACATGATTTTGAGGCGGGATATACCTCTTATCCAGATGATTATTTATATATGGGTGGTACTTCTGGTAATGCAAAAGTATCGCACAGTTTTGCAGTGTATAATGTGCCGAGTTCCTTTCCAGCAAGCGGGAATAAAGCTGTGTTATCTCTAAAAGTAAATCAAATTCAAGACAATAACGACGGATACCCGCCGATTCTTCAAGTATGGCAATATACAAGCGCTACAACATTTAATGTGAATGACAATAACGCTTGGCCGGCATCGATGTCGGCATTACAGAATGATTCCAGATTTACATTGCTAGACACGAAAAATTCAGACGTAGTGAAAGCTGGAGCAACATTACAGTTTGATGTGGATTCTGCTGTAAAAGCAAATGCAGGAGGATCGGTTAAGTTTCTTATTACTGGACCAGCAAGTTCGGTTAGTTCGGGTAGTCAGAATATGATTATCGTTACAGATGCTCCTCAAATTATTGAAATCGCAGGTGGTGCGCCAGCAAGTGCTGCACAATCCACTGTATCTGCATCTCCAACTACGGTTACAGCCGACGGAACATCTAGCTCTACTATTACGGTAACCGTCAAAGACGCAAGCAGCAATGTTCTTAGCGGAAAGACCGTTACATTAGGAAAAGGAACAAGTAACTCCACCATCTCACCAGCTTCACAAACAACCAATGCCAGTGGTGTAGCTACATTTACAGTAACCAATACAAAAGCAGAGCAAGCAACATATACAGCATCTGTAGCGGCTGACAGTGTGACGATTAACCAAACGGCAATCGTAAATTTCCAGCCGGGAGCGATCAGCGCTTCTACATCGACGGTAACTACTTCCAAAGCGAACGTCGTTGCTGATAATTCCGATAGTGCTACGATCAGTGTGACACTGAAAGATGCGAATAATAATGCAATCAGCGGACAATCTGTAACACTCAGTCAAGGAAGCGGCAGTTCCACGATTACGGCAACTCAAGGTACAACAGATGCGACTGGTGTTGCCACCTTTGCTGTAAAAAGTACAAAAGCAGAGGGTGTTACCTATACAGCAATGGCGGGTGGTGTTACGGTAACAGCGACAGCAACCGTGACCTTCAATGCGGGAACGACCAATGCAGGGCTATCAACAATAACTGCATCCAAAGCGAATGTTATAGCTAACAATACCGACAGTGCTACCATCACCGTTACGTTAAAAGATGGCAATAATAATGTGGTGAGTAATAAAGTGGTGACATTGTCACAGGGAAGTGGTAGCTCGACGATTACAGCCACTCAAGGTACAACCGATACCAGTGGTGTAGCTACGTTTACCGTAAAAAGCACCAAGGCAGAAAGTGTTACCTATACAGCATCCGTCGCATCAGACAATGTGACGATCACTCCAACGACAAGCGTGACGTTCCAGCCCGGAGCAGTTAGCGCTTCTCAATCTACTGTTGGTGTATCCAAAAATAGCGTATTTGCAGATGGAACAGATAGCAGCAGTGTGACCGTTACGCTGAAGGATAGCAATAGTAATCCGATCAGTGGCAAAAATGTAACGCTATCGCAAGGAAGTGGCAGCTCTACTATCAATCCATCTACCGCAGTGACTACGAATGCAAACGGACAGGCTGTATTTACTGTAACCAACACCAAGAAAGAGAGTGTGACCTATACAGCTACCGACACCGATGACAGCATTACCATTACGCAAACAGGCAACGTGACCTTTACTGCGGGCGCTGTAAATGCAGCAGCATCGTCTGTAGTTGCATCCAAATCGACTGCGACTGCGGATGGCATAGATAGTGCTACGATTACGGTAACGCTAAAAGATGGGAATGGAAATGCGATCAATGACAGAGCGGTAACGCTAAGTCAGGGTAGCGGCAGTTCTACGATTACAGCAACGCAAGGTACAACGGATGCTAACGGTGTAGCCACTTTTCAGGTGACAAGCACCAAGGCAGAACGTGTAACGTATACCGCCATAGCAGGGGGCGTCACGCTTACAGCAACAGCGGGTATAACGTTCCAGCCCGGAGCAGTGAGTGATTTTGCTTCTATCGTTCAAGTATCCAAATCCAATGTAGCGGCAGACGGAACCGATAGCAGTACCGTAACCGTAACGTTGATGGACGAGTACAACAATCCGATTGCCGGTAAAAGTGTAATCCTGTCGCAAGGAAGCGGCAGCTCAGCGATCTCACCATCTACCGGTGTAACGACCGATGCCAATGGGCAGTCTTCCTTTACCGTGACGAATATGAAAGCTGAGACGGTCACGTATACAGCGAAGGATACGACTGACAATGTAACACTTACTACAACGAAAACGGTAACGTTCGATCCAGGCGCAGTAGACGGAGCGCTGTCGAATGTAGCGATATCGAAGACGACTGTAGCAGCAGACAATACCGACACTGCTACAATAACGGTTACGCTACGCGACAATCAGAATAACGCCATTAGTGGTAAAGCGGTCACATTGTCACAGGGAAGTGGCAGCTCGACGATTACAGCTATACAGGGAACCAGTGATGCAAATGGTGTAGCTACCTTTACGGTAAAGAGTACGAAGGCAGAAGGTGTAACGTATACCGCGATCGCAGGCAATGTTACGTTAACGCTACACCCGGTACCTGTTACCTTTACACCAGGCGCTGCGAGTGCAGCAACATCGCAGATCAGTGCATCCAAGGCTAGCGTTGCGGCGAATGGATCTGATTCCGTAACTATTACTGTAACCGTCAAAGACACGAATGGTAATGTGATTGCAGGTCATACTGTGAAGTTACAGCAAGGAAGTGGCAGCTCGCTCGTTACGCCTTCAGAGGCGACAACGAATGTGGATGGAGTAGCCACCTTTGTCGTTACGAATACAAAGACTGAAAATGTGATTTATACAGCAAATGTGCTGAATGAGAATATTACGCTTAGTCAGACCGTAAATGTGAATTTCTTATCCAGTAATGCCAATCTGTCATCTGTACAATTGTCGGAAGGCGTATTGATTCCGATCTTCACTCCATCGCAGACGAGCTATATGGCTTCTGTACAGAACGATGTGTATCGTATTACCTTTACACCAACAGCGGCAGATCTCAATGCGACGATTCGAATCAATGGAAATGCTGTTCAAAGTGGAATGGCTTCTACACCAATCGAACTGCAAACCGGAACGAATACCGTTGTTATTGAAGTGCTAGCAGCCGATGGGCAAACAACTAAAACGTATACCATTCAGGTGATGCGTGAGCCGAATAAAGACGCACGTCTTAAAGCGTTAAACGGTACACCCACTGCTATAACACCTGCCTTTGATCCAGCCATTACGCAATATACAGTTAATGTTGCTAATAATGTAGAGCAATATTCTGTTCAGGCGGATGTGTATAATCCGTTATCTACGTTGACGGTAACAGGGGCAACTTACGATAGCAGCACTAACGTGTACAGCACCAATCTGCAAGTCGGTACGAATACGATCAGTCTAAAAGTGACTGCGCAGGATGGACAGACATCTACCGATTATACAGTTAACGTGATTCGTGCGGACGCGCTCACTGAGGTGAAAAACGCACTGAACAATCTCACGATTGGCTATACAGGTAATGATTCTTGGGAATTCGTTACTCGCGATCTGATCTTGCCGACAACGCAGGATGGGCTTCCTGTTACATGGATCTCCAACCAGTCGCAGGTCGTACAAAGCAATGGTGCCGTAACCCAACTAGCTAGTGATGAAGCCACTGTCATTCTGACTGCTACGATTCAGCATAATGGCGCGCAGCTCAGCCGTACCTTCCTCGTTGTGGTGAAACCACAGGGGTTACGTATTGTTAGCTCGGAAGTCACACGCAACGTACCCATTCGTATTGGCGACAATGGTGCAGACATAGAGCAAACGCCGATTACGCGCAAGCTGCTGTCTGATGGAAACAAGATCGACAAGGTTGTAGCAGGAGCTTCCCAATTGAATTCGGCACTGCAAGCAGCCATGACCAACAATGAAAGTAAAGTACGTATTGTTGCTACGGATGTGCCGAATGATCCAGCAAGTGAAGTGACGATTGATGTACCGTCAACTTCATATGAGACACTGGCGAACAAAGTGGATCTGAATCTGGATACCGAATTTGCTGGAGTCATTTTGAGTAAGAGTACCTTGTCACAACTGCAAACGGCGGGACAAAGCCTGTTCTTCCGTTTTGTACCGATTCGCGACGCAGGCGAAGTATCGCAGGTGGCTAATCAGGCGCTGAACGATCCGATAGTGAAGCAGACTGTATCTACAGGCACTGTAGCTCAGGTCGGCACACCGATGATGATCGAAACGAACTACAACTCGTATAATACAACGCTGTTGTTCCCAGCATCGAAGCTGAATCTTCCAACTGGTACACCAGCGCAGCAGGCAGCTTATGCGGCTGGACTGTACGTATACATTCAGCATAGTGACGGTGAAATCGCTCTGCAAAAGGGCACTGTACAGACAGCAGCAAACGGACAGGTGGAAGGTATTACAATCAACATTAGCAAGTTCAGTACCTTTACCATTTTGCATGTAGAACCGAAACGTTCTTCTAGTGGTGGAGGCGGAGGAGGTGGCGGTGGTACTACACCGGCGCCTACCCCAACACCAAGTAATCCGTCTACACCGACTCAACCATCAACACCAGCACAGCCGGGAACAATGGGTGAGCATACCGCTTATATTAACGGATATCCAAATCACACATTCCGCCCTGCACAAACGACAACTCGTGCAGAGCTGGCTGCAATGTTGTGGCGTGTGATGCAAGCAAACGGTAGTTCAGCTGTAACGTCTACATCGGCGCGATATAGCGATGTACCAGGCACACACTGGGCATCGGATGCGATTCGTCAGCTACAAGCACAGCAAATTATGATGGGTGTATCGGCAGACCGTTTTGCACCGAATCGTCCACTCACACGTGCTGAATTTGCAACACTGGCTGTACGCTGGCAGAAGCTGACTTCTACCGGCGCAGCAACAGCTTCGTTCAGCGATGTGAACGGACACTGGGCTGCATCCAATATCGCGATTCTGGTACAAACTGGTATTGTCAAAGGCTACTCCGATGGCACGTTCCGTCCTAATGAAGGTGTAACACGTGCTGAACTGGTAACGATGATGAACCGTCTGCTCAAACGTGGGCCACTTACTGGTGTTACCACGTCCACATGGAGTGATGTTCCTGCGACGCACTGGGCATTTGGTGATATTGAGGAAGCTTCGCTGTCTCATAGCTATGAGATACAATCCGATGGAACAGAGAAATGGATCAGTAAATAA
- a CDS encoding HD-GYP domain-containing protein, protein MRYVSIENVETGQYLAKSVYSGNGTILLSAGVQLTVFMINTLNRIGVTMLYIRDENYADVEPEEILSEQTKQQMIREMSDTFEALRSGKEWHPMRIALSVDALLEDVIGAREVQVQLTEIRTADNAAYVHAMNVCLLSAIIGMNIGLNQQQLRELAIGALLHDIGKLGGSDMLDSIPGSRMHHTWRGFELLKSKREFNLMIAHIALQHHERIDGSGQPRGLPEEEIHRYGRIVAIANTYDNLITAKEQQGKGLMPHEACEEMMALSETGLDRQLLIEFNRIISVYPNGTGVRLSTREAGVVVRQHRGLPGRPVVRIVNGSGDALEIKEIDLASATTVFVEAVMN, encoded by the coding sequence GTGAGATATGTAAGTATAGAAAATGTGGAAACCGGGCAGTATCTGGCAAAATCCGTCTATTCGGGCAACGGCACCATTTTGTTGTCTGCCGGTGTCCAGCTTACTGTCTTTATGATCAACACACTCAACCGGATCGGCGTCACGATGCTGTATATTCGGGACGAGAATTATGCTGATGTGGAGCCGGAAGAGATTCTGAGTGAGCAGACGAAGCAGCAGATGATTCGTGAGATGAGCGATACGTTTGAAGCGTTACGTTCTGGTAAGGAGTGGCATCCGATGCGGATTGCGCTTAGTGTGGATGCGCTGCTGGAAGATGTAATCGGTGCGCGTGAAGTGCAGGTGCAATTGACAGAGATTCGCACCGCCGACAACGCCGCGTATGTGCATGCGATGAATGTTTGTTTGCTATCGGCGATTATCGGCATGAATATTGGGCTGAATCAGCAGCAGCTACGTGAGCTAGCAATCGGTGCGCTGCTGCATGACATTGGCAAGCTGGGCGGCTCCGATATGCTGGATAGCATTCCGGGCTCGCGCATGCACCATACGTGGCGAGGCTTTGAACTGTTGAAGTCCAAGCGCGAATTCAATCTGATGATCGCCCATATTGCCCTTCAGCATCATGAGCGAATAGACGGCAGCGGTCAGCCGCGTGGATTGCCGGAGGAAGAGATTCATCGGTACGGACGTATTGTGGCGATTGCCAATACGTATGACAATCTGATCACTGCCAAGGAGCAGCAGGGCAAAGGCTTAATGCCGCATGAAGCTTGCGAGGAAATGATGGCATTATCCGAAACAGGACTCGACCGCCAGCTGCTAATCGAATTTAACCGAATCATCTCGGTCTATCCAAATGGTACTGGTGTGCGATTGTCCACGCGCGAAGCAGGTGTTGTCGTGCGTCAGCATCGCGGATTGCCCGGACGACCAGTCGTGCGGATCGTCAATGGCAGCGGTGATGCCTTAGAAATTAAGGAAATTGATCTAGCAAGCGCCACGACCGTATTTGTCGAGGCAGTCATGAATTAA